From one Streptomyces sp. Q6 genomic stretch:
- a CDS encoding endonuclease/exonuclease/phosphatase family protein, which yields MTSADEGGPGTSARAGRWIRPGTSRWTRGRVLAAVALVTAALLAFPGLVPNAVGRLGSLLEAFLPWLGLVVPALAVCALLRRSATALLALLVPVAAWAYQFGGLLLPAEDPGRPGLDVVQHNVSDENTDPAGTARALAAAGPELIALEELLPRDLSAYREVLAADYPYHAVRGTVGLWSAYPLSGSRAVDIKPRAIDEAWSRGLRSVVHAPGGEIAVYVAHLPSVRVTATGFASAPRDESAGLLGRAIAAEPVGTVVLLGDLNGTVDDRGLDPLTSRLNVSHRGFALSFPTAFPLARIDQVMARSATVGRIRTLPATGSDHLPVAARVTPV from the coding sequence ATGACGTCGGCGGACGAGGGCGGGCCCGGTACGTCCGCGCGGGCGGGCCGGTGGATACGTCCGGGTACATCGAGGTGGACGCGCGGCCGGGTGCTCGCCGCCGTGGCCCTGGTCACCGCAGCTCTGCTGGCGTTCCCGGGGCTGGTGCCCAACGCGGTGGGACGGCTGGGGAGCCTGCTGGAGGCGTTTCTGCCGTGGCTCGGCCTGGTGGTACCGGCGTTGGCGGTGTGCGCCCTGCTGCGCCGCTCGGCGACCGCTCTCCTGGCGCTGCTCGTGCCGGTGGCGGCCTGGGCGTACCAGTTCGGGGGTCTGCTCCTGCCCGCCGAGGACCCGGGGCGGCCGGGGCTCGATGTCGTGCAGCACAACGTGAGCGACGAGAACACCGACCCCGCGGGCACGGCGCGCGCGCTGGCCGCCGCGGGGCCCGAACTCATCGCGCTGGAGGAACTGTTGCCCCGGGACCTGTCCGCGTACCGCGAGGTCCTGGCCGCCGACTACCCGTACCACGCGGTGCGCGGCACGGTCGGTCTCTGGTCGGCGTACCCGCTGAGCGGGAGCCGGGCCGTGGACATCAAGCCGCGCGCGATCGACGAGGCGTGGAGCCGCGGGCTGCGCTCCGTGGTCCACGCGCCGGGCGGGGAGATCGCGGTGTACGTCGCGCACCTGCCGTCGGTCCGTGTCACGGCGACCGGATTCGCGTCCGCGCCGCGGGACGAGAGCGCGGGGCTGCTCGGGAGGGCGATTGCGGCCGAGCCGGTCGGCACGGTGGTCCTGCTCGGCGATCTCAACGGCACAGTCGACGACCGCGGTCTCGATCCGCTGACGTCCCGGTTGAACGTGTCCCACCGGGGCTTCGCCCTCAGCTTTCCCACGGCGTTCCCGCTGGCCAGGATCGACCAGGTGATGGCCCGCTCGGCGACGGTCGGCCGGATCAGGACGCTGCCCGCCACCGGCAGCGACCATCTGCCGGTGGCCGCGCGGGTCACGCCCGTCTGA